In Perca fluviatilis chromosome 18, GENO_Pfluv_1.0, whole genome shotgun sequence, one genomic interval encodes:
- the LOC120546402 gene encoding proline-, glutamic acid- and leucine-rich protein 1-like, protein MQPLPSSPSDQLFPSTSTQEPSDEELVKAVVDLEKSSDVQAPLSLPQHPPPPPSAVAAAAQKGAGVSAGDEPTNEELLEATQDHNEPLQPPAAMEVTAETPAPAPHPGAASPPLPGVQELTEPAVLPPPSPAGSSELLPASWRAVLTAEQQQWIGRVLFTRSSKGRSQLIKELNVVDLASAADVPPAFVHRYHDKGWAVQRPSGRVLDIDGWYLMATEYLDVPSL, encoded by the exons ATGCAG CCTCTTCCTTCCAGCCCTTCAGACCAGCTCTTTCCCTCCACTTCCACCCAGGAGCCCTCCGATGAAGAGCTGGTCAAGGCGGTAGTTGACTTGGAGAAGT CCTCAGACGTACAGGCCCCTCTCTCGCTCCCGCAGCATCCACCTCCTCCCCCCTCAGcggtggcagcagcagcacagaaggGGGCTGGTGTCTCTGCCGGGGACGAGCCCACGAATGAGGAGCTGCTGGAGGCCACACAGGACCACAACGAGCCCCTGCAACCTCCAGCAGCCATGGAGGTGACGGCCGAGACACCAGCTCCTGCGCCACATCCTGGAGCTGCCAGTCCCCCGCTACCTGGAGTGCAGGAGTTGACGGAGCCAGCCGTCCTCCCTCCCCCGTCTCCTGCTGGCAGTTCTGAG CTGCTGCCTGCGTCCTGGCGGGCAGTTCTCACTGcggagcagcagcagtggatCGGCCGGGTGCTGTTTACCAGGAGCAGCAAGGGGAGGTCCCAGCTCATCAAGGAGCTGAACGTGGTG GATCTGGCATCTGCAGCTGACGTGCCCCCAGCCTTTGTGCACCGGTACCATGACAAAGGCTGGGCTGTACAGAGACCATCCGGGAGGGTCCTGGACATCGACGGCTGGTATCTCATGGCCACTGAGTACCTAGACGTGCCGTCGTTGTAA